One window from the genome of Pyrus communis chromosome 16, drPyrComm1.1, whole genome shotgun sequence encodes:
- the LOC137719814 gene encoding receptor-like protein EIX2, which produces MEGDRIRIRYLNKLFRALIVVFTLLQCAVNPSLSLGFKNISSGVVRCFEREREALLAFKHGLVDHYHLLSSWGREEHKQDCCKWVGVHCSNRTNHVTQLHLGLSYLNEIYSHQQKGDMQYIDYFLQGKMMSPKLLELEHLKYLDLYGVNFNGTRLPYFIGSLSNLRHLDLSDASFGGRFPSQVGNLTHLQYLDLGWNGFNSVENLNSWLPRLSSLTYLDLSNTSLSNVHDWLETVSKLPKLTNLTLSGCGLPSPVIHSSTLFNINSSKSLAHVDLSNNQCTSPSIYLWLSNYNASLVHLDLSENSLTGLIPSVVENSLVYLGLSDNKIDAVNPHSFSSLCSLQKLYLANTSLSGQFSKFVQMLSTCVQNSLESLILSNNHLSGSIPDLTNFSSLKLLFLLGNQLSGTIPESIGHLSNLEYMDLSMNALEGVVSESHFSNLSRLWYLDLSSNLLVLSFSSNWVPLIPSTLSHVSFLDLSNNNISGSISILCEAYRSLKFLNLSSNNLSGELPECLTRFDHLVMLDLSYNAFSGKIPSTVGSLYHMETLKLRSNRFVGELPSSFKNCTSLKVIDVGNNQLSGPIPKWLGVSLQNLVILMLSSNNFNGSMPSELCRLTKIQNLDVSMNNISGAIPKCLSNLTALAQIGNSSPILQHYLSTNDVYVVYMDDATFIWKGRMYSYRNTLGLVKRIDFSSNRLTGEIPIEITYLVGLISLNLSINGLTGELPTKIGKLQALEILDLSRNQIDGRIPTSLARIDCLSVLDLSYNNFIGKIPTGTQLQSFDPSNYAGNPQLCGPPLQNMCDDQQETVISSNEEEKDELITWGFCVSMALGFIVGFWGVCGSLIFIRQWRYSYIRFLNVLNDWLYLRVISIKRHFN; this is translated from the coding sequence ATGGAGGGTGACAGAATCAGAATCAGGTACTTGAACAAACTCTTTCGTGCTTTAATTGTGGTGTTCACTTTACTGCAATGTGCTGTCAACCCTTCCCTTTCCCTTggattcaaaaatatttcttcagGAGTGGTGAGGTGCTTTGAGAGGGAAAGAGAAGCACTCCTTGCTTTCAAACACGGCCTCGTGGATCACTACCATCTCCTCTCTTCGTGGGGAAGAGAAGAACACAAGCAGGATTGTTGCAAATGGGTCGGCGTCCACTGCAGCAACCGCACCAACCATGTTACTCAACTTCATCTTGGATTGTCTTATTTGAATGAAATTTACTCGCATCAACAGAAGGGAGACATGCAGTACATCGATTATTTTTTGCAAGGTAAGATGATGAGTCCCAAACTACTTGAGTTGGAGCATTTGAAATATTTGGACCTTTATGGAGTCAACTTCAATGGGACCCGACTTCCATATTTCATTGGTTCTCTTTCCAATTTAAGACACCTCGATCTCTCTGATGCTTCTTTTGGTGGTCGATTTCCAAGTCAAGTTGGAAACCTTACCCACTTGCAATATCTTGATCTCGGATGGAATGGCTTTAACAGTGTGGAAAATCTGAATTCATGGCTCCCTCGTCTTTCTTCTTTAACATATTTGGATCTGAGTAACACCAGTCTCAGTAATGTTCATGACTGGCTGGAAACAGTAAGCAAGCTCCCTAAACTTACAAACTTAACGTTATCGGGGtgtggtcttccttctcctgtAATCCATTCCAGTActctttttaacataaattcttCAAAATCTCTTGCTCATGTTGACCTCTCAAACAACCAATgcacttctccttcaatatatTTATGGTTGTCTAACTACAATGCTAGCCTTGTCCATCTTGACCTCTCTGAGAACAGTTTAACTGGTTTAATTCCCAGTGTCGTTGAAAACTCTCTTGTCTATCTAGGTCTCTCTGATAACAAAATTGACGCGGTGAATCCGCATTCTTTTTCCAGCTTATGCAGTTTGCAAAAACTGTACCTAGCCAATACTAGTTTGAGTGGACAGTTTTCCAAGTTTGTTCAAATGTTGTCTACGTGTGTTCAAAACTCATTAGAGTCTCTGATCCTCTCTAACAATCATCTTTCTGGATCAATTCCTGATCTCACAAACTTTTCATCGTTGAAACTATTATTTCTCCTTGGAAATCAATTGAGTGGAACAATACCTGAAAGCATTGGGCACCTGTCTAATCTAGAGTATATGGACTTGAGTATGAATGCTCTCGAAGGTGTGGTTTCGGAAAGCCACTTCTCGAATCTATCTAGATTATGGTATTTGGATTTGTCCTCCAACTTGCTAGTTTTAAGCTTCAGTTCTAATTGGGTTCCTCTAATTCCCTCAACTCTATCGCATGTGTCATTTTTGGATCTCTCTAATAATAACATTTCAGGGTCAATTTCTATCTTGTGTGAAGCATACAGGAGTTTAAAGTTTCTTAATCTCTCAAGCAACAATCTCTCCGGAGAGCTTCCAGAATGCTTGACACGTTTTGACCATCTAGTCATGCTTGATTTGAGCTACAATGCTTTTTCGGGGAAAATTCCATCCACAGTAGGCTCACTGTATCACATGGAAACATTGAAACTAAGAAGCAACAGATTTGTTGGAGAGTTGCCTTCATCCTTCAAGAATTGCACCAGTTTAAAAGTTATCGATGTTGGAAACAATCAATTATCAGGACCCATACCAAAATGGTTAGGGGTTAGCCTTCAGAATTTGGTTATCTTGATGCTTTCCTCTAATAACTTCAATGGAAGCATGCCGTCTGAACTATGTCGtctaacaaaaattcaaaacttggaTGTGTCTATGAACAACATCTCTGGAGCAATACCAAAATGCCTCAGCAATTTGACTGCTCTGGCACAAATAGGAAATTCATCTCCGATCCTTCAACATTATTTGTCAACAAATGATGTTTATGTTGTTTATATGGATGATGCAACATTCATATGGAAGGGAAGAATGTACTCGTACAGAAACACTTTGGGACTCGTGAAGAGAATTGATTTCTCAAGCAATAGGTTAACGGGGGAGATTCCAATTGAAATCACATATCTTGTTGGGTTAATTTCTTTAAACTTGTCGATAAACGGATTGACAGGTGAGCTACCTACAAAGATTGGAAAGTTGCAAGCATTGGAGATCCTCGATTTGTCAAGAAACCAGATAGATGGCAGAATTCCAACAAGCCTTGCTCGGATAGATTGTCTTAGTGTCTTGGACTTGTCATACAACAATTTTATTGGCAAAATTCCAACAGGCACCCAGCTCCAAAGTTTTGATCCCTCCAATTATGCTGGAAATCCTCAACTGTGCGGACCTCCACTTCAAAACATGTGTGATGATCAACAGGAAACCGTGATCTCAAgcaatgaagaagaaaaggatgAGCTGATAACATGGGGATTTTGTGTCAGCATGGCGCTTGGTTTTATTGTTGGATTTTGGGGAGTTTGTGGCAGTCTAATTTTCATCAGGCAATGGAGATACTCGTACATCAGGTTCTTGAATGTCTTGAATGATTGGCTTTATCTGAGGGTGATTTCGATCAAGCGACACTTCAATTAA